A region from the Ammospiza nelsoni isolate bAmmNel1 chromosome 1, bAmmNel1.pri, whole genome shotgun sequence genome encodes:
- the ADTRP gene encoding androgen-dependent TFPI-regulating protein isoform X1: protein MEISTLATYHCLAFVWYFFVAYSIAHVKTEERPSEVFLYGGQWKYLTVLNLVLQAVFYGVSFLADVLRLIKKLRCAKCIISSRDLLFSVLAFPVSTFVCVSFWTLYTYNRELVYPKSLDGVIPLWLNHAMHTAVLPFALLELLALPHRYPAKKKGLILLGFVAFLYISWVLWIYSVTGEWVYPLFALFNPPGLAAFFAGSLAIIIAFYNFGEFLNRMIWGDSIVILDHKWKGK from the exons ATGGAAATCTCTACTCTCGCCACGTACCACTGCCTTGCTTTTGTCTGGTACTTTTTCGTTGCCTACTCCATCGCACACGTGAAAACAGAGGAGCGGCCATCTGAAGTGTTCCTTTATGGTGGGCAGTGGAAATATTTGACAGTCCTCAATCTG GTTTTGCAGGCTGTCTTCTATGGGGTGTCCTTCCTGGCTGATGTGTTGAGACTAATTAAGAAACTGCGATGTGCTAAGTGCATAATTTCCAGCAGAGACCTTCTTTTCAGTGTCCTGGCTTTCCCAGTGTCCACA TTTGTGTGTGTATCCTTTTGGACACTGTATACCTACAACAGAGAGCTGGTTTACCCCAAAAGCCTTGATGGAGTCATCCCGCTCTGGTTAAATCATGCTATG cacacagctgtaTTGCCATTTGCTCTCCTGGAACTCCTTGCCTTGCCGCATCGTTACCCAGCAAAGAAGAAGGGATTGATCCTACTGGGATTTGTCGCTTTTCTGTATATCAGTTG GGTCCTGTGGATTTATTCTGTAACAGGAGAGTGGGTATATCCTCTCTTTGCTTTGTTCAACCCCCCTGGACTAGCAGCCTTTTTTGCCGGTAGCCTTGCCATCATCATCGCCTTCTACAACTTCGGAGAGTTCCTCAACCGTATGATATGGG
- the ADTRP gene encoding androgen-dependent TFPI-regulating protein isoform X2: MEISTLATYHCLAFVWYFFVAYSIAHVKTEERPSEVFLYGGQWKYLTVLNLVLQAVFYGVSFLADVLRLIKKLRCAKCIISSRDLLFSVLAFPVSTFVCVSFWTLYTYNRELVYPKSLDGVIPLWLNHAMHTAVLPFALLELLALPHRYPAKKKGLILLGFVAFLYISWVLWIYSVTGEWVYPLFALFNPPGLAAFFAGSLAIIIAFYNFGEFLNRMIWDFSSLAQRT; the protein is encoded by the exons ATGGAAATCTCTACTCTCGCCACGTACCACTGCCTTGCTTTTGTCTGGTACTTTTTCGTTGCCTACTCCATCGCACACGTGAAAACAGAGGAGCGGCCATCTGAAGTGTTCCTTTATGGTGGGCAGTGGAAATATTTGACAGTCCTCAATCTG GTTTTGCAGGCTGTCTTCTATGGGGTGTCCTTCCTGGCTGATGTGTTGAGACTAATTAAGAAACTGCGATGTGCTAAGTGCATAATTTCCAGCAGAGACCTTCTTTTCAGTGTCCTGGCTTTCCCAGTGTCCACA TTTGTGTGTGTATCCTTTTGGACACTGTATACCTACAACAGAGAGCTGGTTTACCCCAAAAGCCTTGATGGAGTCATCCCGCTCTGGTTAAATCATGCTATG cacacagctgtaTTGCCATTTGCTCTCCTGGAACTCCTTGCCTTGCCGCATCGTTACCCAGCAAAGAAGAAGGGATTGATCCTACTGGGATTTGTCGCTTTTCTGTATATCAGTTG GGTCCTGTGGATTTATTCTGTAACAGGAGAGTGGGTATATCCTCTCTTTGCTTTGTTCAACCCCCCTGGACTAGCAGCCTTTTTTGCCGGTAGCCTTGCCATCATCATCGCCTTCTACAACTTCGGAGAGTTCCTCAACCGTATGATATGGG